A genomic region of Alistipes megaguti contains the following coding sequences:
- a CDS encoding cation:proton antiporter, whose translation MYLFAHIDFSLPLEDPILKFLLILVIILAAPLLLNKLKIPYLLGLIIAGAVIGPHGLNLVLRDSSIILSGTAGLLYIMFLSGLDMDMSDFRHNSWRSLVFGLYTFCVPLLLGILAGYYILGFSIYSSILLAGLFASQTLIAYPIVSKLGIARDKAVTIAVGGTVITDTLALLLLTVIVGMATGNVNEMFWWQLAGSVALCIAIIVFLFPIIAHWFFKQVSDNISQYIFVLAMVFLGSFLAQLAGLEPIIGAFLSGIALNRLIPRTSPLMNRIEFVGNAIFIPFFLIGVGMLIDYRAFFRDWESLEVAAVMIVLITAAKFIAAWLTQKSFRLSRDQRTVIFGLSSAHVAATLAAVMVGYNVILGHTPDGEPIRLLNESVLNGTILMILATCTVSTFATQRGAHNIAVRQTHADTDEKSAKVEEHLLIPVANEQTVEELVALSVMLKRAKEPGGRLYALHAIDNQVEDPTAEKRAEKLLETAATTAAASDIYLQELMRYDVNISNAIVSVSRERNITDIIMGMHQMSPSMPGLPVLPGIPGASGPGIGKMTTDVLMQSNLTTFIYHPVQPLATIKRHLIVVPEKAEQEAGFKLWLRRIRLLAENSGAKVSLLAPESTLAYLRPRGRRRPANIDYVPFTQWDDLPSLEHDMRDDDCLWFVMSRRDRVSYHPSMSRIPAYLEHHFAGYSSVLLYPVQAGDTESRYIRV comes from the coding sequence ATGTATCTGTTCGCCCACATAGACTTCTCGCTGCCGCTCGAAGACCCGATCCTCAAGTTCCTGCTGATTCTGGTCATCATCCTGGCAGCCCCGCTGCTGCTCAACAAGCTCAAGATCCCCTATCTGCTGGGGCTCATCATCGCCGGCGCGGTGATCGGCCCCCACGGCCTGAACCTCGTGCTGCGCGACAGCAGCATCATCCTCTCCGGAACGGCCGGCCTGCTCTACATCATGTTCCTCTCGGGGCTGGACATGGACATGTCCGACTTCCGCCACAACAGTTGGCGAAGCCTCGTCTTCGGTCTCTACACCTTCTGCGTCCCGCTCCTGCTGGGCATCTTGGCCGGATACTACATCCTCGGATTCTCGATCTACTCGTCGATCCTGCTCGCCGGACTCTTCGCCTCGCAGACCCTGATCGCCTACCCCATCGTCAGCAAACTCGGCATCGCCCGCGACAAGGCCGTCACCATCGCCGTCGGCGGCACGGTCATCACCGACACGCTCGCCCTGCTGCTGCTCACGGTCATCGTCGGCATGGCCACGGGAAACGTCAACGAGATGTTCTGGTGGCAGCTGGCCGGTTCGGTGGCCCTCTGCATCGCCATCATCGTCTTCCTGTTTCCGATCATCGCCCACTGGTTCTTCAAGCAGGTCAGCGACAACATCTCGCAGTACATCTTCGTCCTGGCGATGGTCTTCCTCGGGTCGTTCCTCGCCCAGCTGGCCGGCCTCGAACCCATCATCGGCGCCTTCCTCTCGGGAATCGCCCTCAACCGGCTGATCCCCCGCACCTCGCCGCTGATGAACCGCATCGAATTCGTCGGCAACGCCATCTTCATCCCCTTCTTCCTGATCGGCGTCGGCATGCTGATCGACTACCGCGCCTTCTTCCGCGACTGGGAGAGCCTCGAGGTGGCCGCCGTGATGATCGTGCTGATCACCGCCGCCAAGTTCATCGCCGCCTGGCTCACGCAGAAGAGCTTCCGCCTCTCGCGCGACCAGCGTACGGTGATCTTCGGCCTGAGCTCGGCCCACGTCGCCGCCACGCTCGCCGCCGTGATGGTGGGCTACAACGTCATCCTCGGCCATACGCCCGACGGCGAACCGATCCGCCTGCTCAACGAGAGCGTTCTGAACGGCACGATCCTGATGATCCTGGCCACGTGCACCGTCTCGACCTTCGCCACGCAGCGCGGCGCCCACAACATCGCCGTGCGCCAGACCCATGCCGATACGGACGAAAAGAGCGCCAAGGTCGAGGAGCACCTGCTGATCCCCGTAGCCAACGAGCAGACGGTCGAGGAGCTCGTCGCGCTGAGCGTCATGCTCAAGCGCGCCAAGGAGCCCGGCGGACGCCTCTACGCCCTGCACGCCATCGACAACCAGGTCGAGGACCCCACGGCCGAAAAACGGGCCGAGAAGCTCCTCGAAACCGCCGCCACGACGGCCGCCGCCAGCGATATCTATCTCCAGGAGCTGATGCGCTACGACGTCAACATCTCGAATGCCATCGTCAGCGTGAGCCGCGAGCGCAACATCACCGACATCATTATGGGTATGCACCAGATGTCGCCCTCGATGCCGGGACTGCCGGTTCTGCCGGGCATCCCCGGAGCTTCGGGCCCCGGCATCGGCAAGATGACCACAGACGTGCTGATGCAGAGCAACCTGACCACCTTCATCTACCATCCCGTACAGCCGCTGGCCACCATCAAGCGCCACCTGATCGTCGTTCCCGAGAAGGCCGAACAGGAGGCCGGCTTCAAGTTGTGGCTGCGCCGGATCCGGCTGCTGGCCGAGAACTCCGGAGCGAAAGTCTCGCTGCTGGCCCCCGAATCGACGCTGGCCTACCTCCGCCCGCGGGGACGCAGACGCCCGGCCAACATCGACTACGTCCCCTTCACGCAGTGGGACGACCTCCCCTCGCTCGAACACGACATGCGCGACGACGACTGTCTGTGGTTCGTCATGAGCCGCCGCGACCGCGTCTCCTACCACCCCTCGATGAGCCGCATCCCGGCCTATCTGGAGCACCACTTCGCCGGCTACAGCTCCGTGCTGCTCTACCCCGTGCAGGCCGGCGACACCGAGAGCCGCTACATCCGGGTATAG